One Bos indicus isolate NIAB-ARS_2022 breed Sahiwal x Tharparkar chromosome 10, NIAB-ARS_B.indTharparkar_mat_pri_1.0, whole genome shotgun sequence DNA window includes the following coding sequences:
- the ZC2HC1C gene encoding zinc finger C2HC domain-containing protein 1C isoform X2, whose protein sequence is MAGLQLVLPLPMGVMLPHNKRDSPELHSAKQDPYRKGDSSQRSSTGHPRNNFQQKLWSNQELMLDNLYTHPKWNTCTKAQSCSYPHCAGMSQHDSRSNPQGQAKGLFYTSDPQCQYPKTNDQEFIPLTKKRVGVDRAYPLKPVFHRKSHSTGEAGTDGDQNAFPRTPEPRKYSYSSFGSRNWVNSSMVGPVAATQEERVMANANRTEWMQIQRLEAAGESLGEEIRRKETLLREKLKKTEEKLRRIQKGKEQAEENEKRQLQRMVLSRRRVKDNSVTTYKPIFSPALGSEEVFSRDTGEDETWGQSQENSSPFQFSNYRIQKLKRERLVASNNKIRDRVSRPLKEKFSQATEAPLNALQRYTSNSSSSRAPDSSGSSCSTEEPELGECSHCGRKFLLLRLERHSSICRRMQGSKRKVFDSSRARAKGTELEQYLNWKGPASVKVEPPRKSNWRQKHESFIRTLRQAREFQQVAERHIPKCKTIKNRPPPPRKHYS, encoded by the exons ATGGCTGGTCTCCAGTTGGTGTTGCCTCTGCCTATGGGTGTTATGCTCCCACATAATAAAAGGGATTCTCCAGAGCTCCATTCAGCTAAGCAAGACCCCTATAGAAAAGGTGACTCTTCCCAGCGGTCCTCTACAGGGCACCCGAGGAACAATTTCCAGCAGAAACTTTGGAGTAACCAAGAACTGATGCTGGATAATCTCTACACTCACCCCAAGTGGAACACCTGCACAAAAGCCCAGAGCTGTTCGTATCCCCACTGTGCTGGAATGAGCCAGCACGATTCAAGGAGCAATCCCCAGGGCCAAGCCAAGGGTTTGTTTTACACATCAGACCCTCAGTGCCAGTATCCCAAAACAAATGACCAGGAATTCATCCCCTTGACAAAGAAGCGAGTGGGGGTTGACCGAGCATACCCTCTGAAACCTGTATTTCATCGGAAGTCCCATAGTACAGGTGAGGCTGGCACTGATGGAGACCAGAACGCCTTTCCAAGAACCCCTGAGCCAAGAAAGTATTCGTACAGTAGCTTTGGTTCGAGGAACTGGGTGAATTCATCGATGGTTGGTCCAGTTGCTGCCACTCAGGAGGAAAGGGTCATGGCAAATGCCAACAGGACAGAGTGGATGCAAATCCAAAGACTAGAAGCTGCAGGGGAGAGCTTAGGGGAGGAAATCCGCAGAAAAGAGACTCTTCTGAGGGAAAAGCTGAAGAAGACGGAGGAGAAACTCAGAAGGATCCAGAAGGGAAAAGAACAggctgaggaaaatgaaaaaagacagcTCCAGAGAATGGTGCTTTCACGGAGGAGAGTTAAAGATAATAGCGTCACCACATACAAACCTATCTTCTCTCCAGCACTTGGGTCTGAGGAGGTCTTcagcagagacacaggagaagacGAAACTTGGGGACAATCTCAAGAGAATTCTAGTCCATTCCAGTTCTCTAATTATAGAATTCAGAAGCTCAAAAGGGAAAGACTCGTGGCAAGCAATAACAAAATCCGAGACCGAGTCTCAAGGCCATTGAAGGAGAAGTTTTCTCAAGCTACAGAAGCGCCGCTCAACGCTTTGCAGAGATACACCAGCAATTCTAGCTCATCCAGGGCACCAGACTCTTCAGGCTCCAGCTGTTCCACTGAAGAGCCAGAACTGGGCGAGTGCAGCCACTGCGGCCGAAAGTTTCTCTTGCTCAGGCTGGAGAGACACTCCAGCATCTGCCGCAGGATGCAGGGTTCCAAGAGGAAAGTGTTTGACTCCTCCAGGGCCCGGGCCAAGGGCACAGAGCTAGAGCAGTACTTGAACTGGAAGGGTCCAGCTTCAGTCAAG GTTGAACCTCCTCGGAAGAGCAACTGGAGACAGAAGCATGAATCCTTCATCCGTACCCTCCGTCAGGCTCGAGAGTTCCAGCAG GTGGCAGAGCGGCACATCCCCAAGTGTAAGACCATCAAGAACCGTCCTCCGCCTCCAAGAAAGCACTACAGTTGA
- the ZC2HC1C gene encoding zinc finger C2HC domain-containing protein 1C isoform X3, which yields MAGLQLVLPLPMGVMLPHNKRDSPELHSAKQDPYRKGDSSQRSSTGHPRNNFQQKLWSNQELMLDNLYTHPKWNTCTKAQSCSYPHCAGMSQHDSRSNPQGQAKGLFYTSDPQCQYPKTNDQEFIPLTKKRVGVDRAYPLKPVFHRKSHSTGEAGTDGDQNAFPRTPEPRKYSYSSFGSRNWVNSSMVGPVAATQEERVMANANRTEWMQIQRLEAAGESLGEEIRRKETLLREKLKKTEEKLRRIQKGKEQAEENEKRQLQRMVLSRRRVKDNSVTTYKPIFSPALGSEEVFSRDTGEDETWGQSQENSSPFQFSNYRIQKLKRERLVASNNKIRDRVSRPLKEKFSQATEAPLNALQRYTSNSSSSRAPDSSGSSCSTEEPELGECSHCGRKFLLLRLERHSSICRRMQGSKRKVFDSSRARAKGTELEQYLNWKGPASVKLSPTGSSDR from the exons ATGGCTGGTCTCCAGTTGGTGTTGCCTCTGCCTATGGGTGTTATGCTCCCACATAATAAAAGGGATTCTCCAGAGCTCCATTCAGCTAAGCAAGACCCCTATAGAAAAGGTGACTCTTCCCAGCGGTCCTCTACAGGGCACCCGAGGAACAATTTCCAGCAGAAACTTTGGAGTAACCAAGAACTGATGCTGGATAATCTCTACACTCACCCCAAGTGGAACACCTGCACAAAAGCCCAGAGCTGTTCGTATCCCCACTGTGCTGGAATGAGCCAGCACGATTCAAGGAGCAATCCCCAGGGCCAAGCCAAGGGTTTGTTTTACACATCAGACCCTCAGTGCCAGTATCCCAAAACAAATGACCAGGAATTCATCCCCTTGACAAAGAAGCGAGTGGGGGTTGACCGAGCATACCCTCTGAAACCTGTATTTCATCGGAAGTCCCATAGTACAGGTGAGGCTGGCACTGATGGAGACCAGAACGCCTTTCCAAGAACCCCTGAGCCAAGAAAGTATTCGTACAGTAGCTTTGGTTCGAGGAACTGGGTGAATTCATCGATGGTTGGTCCAGTTGCTGCCACTCAGGAGGAAAGGGTCATGGCAAATGCCAACAGGACAGAGTGGATGCAAATCCAAAGACTAGAAGCTGCAGGGGAGAGCTTAGGGGAGGAAATCCGCAGAAAAGAGACTCTTCTGAGGGAAAAGCTGAAGAAGACGGAGGAGAAACTCAGAAGGATCCAGAAGGGAAAAGAACAggctgaggaaaatgaaaaaagacagcTCCAGAGAATGGTGCTTTCACGGAGGAGAGTTAAAGATAATAGCGTCACCACATACAAACCTATCTTCTCTCCAGCACTTGGGTCTGAGGAGGTCTTcagcagagacacaggagaagacGAAACTTGGGGACAATCTCAAGAGAATTCTAGTCCATTCCAGTTCTCTAATTATAGAATTCAGAAGCTCAAAAGGGAAAGACTCGTGGCAAGCAATAACAAAATCCGAGACCGAGTCTCAAGGCCATTGAAGGAGAAGTTTTCTCAAGCTACAGAAGCGCCGCTCAACGCTTTGCAGAGATACACCAGCAATTCTAGCTCATCCAGGGCACCAGACTCTTCAGGCTCCAGCTGTTCCACTGAAGAGCCAGAACTGGGCGAGTGCAGCCACTGCGGCCGAAAGTTTCTCTTGCTCAGGCTGGAGAGACACTCCAGCATCTGCCGCAGGATGCAGGGTTCCAAGAGGAAAGTGTTTGACTCCTCCAGGGCCCGGGCCAAGGGCACAGAGCTAGAGCAGTACTTGAACTGGAAGGGTCCAGCTTCAGTCAAG CTATCCCCAACAGGCAGTTCGGATAGATGA
- the ZC2HC1C gene encoding zinc finger C2HC domain-containing protein 1C isoform X1 has protein sequence MAGLQLVLPLPMGVMLPHNKRDSPELHSAKQDPYRKGDSSQRSSTGHPRNNFQQKLWSNQELMLDNLYTHPKWNTCTKAQSCSYPHCAGMSQHDSRSNPQGQAKGLFYTSDPQCQYPKTNDQEFIPLTKKRVGVDRAYPLKPVFHRKSHSTGEAGTDGDQNAFPRTPEPRKYSYSSFGSRNWVNSSMVGPVAATQEERVMANANRTEWMQIQRLEAAGESLGEEIRRKETLLREKLKKTEEKLRRIQKGKEQAEENEKRQLQRMVLSRRRVKDNSVTTYKPIFSPALGSEEVFSRDTGEDETWGQSQENSSPFQFSNYRIQKLKRERLVASNNKIRDRVSRPLKEKFSQATEAPLNALQRYTSNSSSSRAPDSSGSSCSTEEPELGECSHCGRKFLLLRLERHSSICRRMQGSKRKVFDSSRARAKGTELEQYLNWKGPASVKVEPPRKSNWRQKHESFIRTLRQAREFQQVIAKGGNPSDLPPILPVENPDYIQCPHCSRHFAPKVAERHIPKCKTIKNRPPPPRKHYS, from the exons ATGGCTGGTCTCCAGTTGGTGTTGCCTCTGCCTATGGGTGTTATGCTCCCACATAATAAAAGGGATTCTCCAGAGCTCCATTCAGCTAAGCAAGACCCCTATAGAAAAGGTGACTCTTCCCAGCGGTCCTCTACAGGGCACCCGAGGAACAATTTCCAGCAGAAACTTTGGAGTAACCAAGAACTGATGCTGGATAATCTCTACACTCACCCCAAGTGGAACACCTGCACAAAAGCCCAGAGCTGTTCGTATCCCCACTGTGCTGGAATGAGCCAGCACGATTCAAGGAGCAATCCCCAGGGCCAAGCCAAGGGTTTGTTTTACACATCAGACCCTCAGTGCCAGTATCCCAAAACAAATGACCAGGAATTCATCCCCTTGACAAAGAAGCGAGTGGGGGTTGACCGAGCATACCCTCTGAAACCTGTATTTCATCGGAAGTCCCATAGTACAGGTGAGGCTGGCACTGATGGAGACCAGAACGCCTTTCCAAGAACCCCTGAGCCAAGAAAGTATTCGTACAGTAGCTTTGGTTCGAGGAACTGGGTGAATTCATCGATGGTTGGTCCAGTTGCTGCCACTCAGGAGGAAAGGGTCATGGCAAATGCCAACAGGACAGAGTGGATGCAAATCCAAAGACTAGAAGCTGCAGGGGAGAGCTTAGGGGAGGAAATCCGCAGAAAAGAGACTCTTCTGAGGGAAAAGCTGAAGAAGACGGAGGAGAAACTCAGAAGGATCCAGAAGGGAAAAGAACAggctgaggaaaatgaaaaaagacagcTCCAGAGAATGGTGCTTTCACGGAGGAGAGTTAAAGATAATAGCGTCACCACATACAAACCTATCTTCTCTCCAGCACTTGGGTCTGAGGAGGTCTTcagcagagacacaggagaagacGAAACTTGGGGACAATCTCAAGAGAATTCTAGTCCATTCCAGTTCTCTAATTATAGAATTCAGAAGCTCAAAAGGGAAAGACTCGTGGCAAGCAATAACAAAATCCGAGACCGAGTCTCAAGGCCATTGAAGGAGAAGTTTTCTCAAGCTACAGAAGCGCCGCTCAACGCTTTGCAGAGATACACCAGCAATTCTAGCTCATCCAGGGCACCAGACTCTTCAGGCTCCAGCTGTTCCACTGAAGAGCCAGAACTGGGCGAGTGCAGCCACTGCGGCCGAAAGTTTCTCTTGCTCAGGCTGGAGAGACACTCCAGCATCTGCCGCAGGATGCAGGGTTCCAAGAGGAAAGTGTTTGACTCCTCCAGGGCCCGGGCCAAGGGCACAGAGCTAGAGCAGTACTTGAACTGGAAGGGTCCAGCTTCAGTCAAG GTTGAACCTCCTCGGAAGAGCAACTGGAGACAGAAGCATGAATCCTTCATCCGTACCCTCCGTCAGGCTCGAGAGTTCCAGCAGGTGATTGCCAAAGGTGGAAACCCCTCAGACCTGCCTCCCATCCTGCCTGTAGAAAATCCAGACTATATTCAATGCCCTCACTGTAGCCGCCACTTTGCTCCCAAGGTGGCAGAGCGGCACATCCCCAAGTGTAAGACCATCAAGAACCGTCCTCCGCCTCCAAGAAAGCACTACAGTTGA